The following are encoded in a window of Bacteroidota bacterium genomic DNA:
- the tig gene encoding trigger factor, translated as MERKINQLSTAEHQLEVTLSPEEASPLIQSEVAKKITTIQIPGFRKGKAPRHVIKNMYGDSLEYDAADKVANKIFWDSVKEMELKPLNTPGLVDLNYKPGESLSFKINYEIFPEVDIVNYRANDIEIPLYEVTDSLVEEELKNLLNSNAEFESVDKVEDPANTLIDIDFYNTTTSQEVGTPKAIEIDYPLLSDSFRSSVSNLKTGDFIKPADFYSDQKMIDAYEKSSYIFVVKGFRTKKLPELTDEFVQTISKEYKTVDELKEGIAAYYKGYYEDMTNKIYNSQLEKKILDANDLKIPSTFTERVLEYFVKEETEKAKKEKKPLPKAEDLRTAYLPYAQKEAKWQVIRENIIRQENLTVTDEYIDELVKQEVEKYNIGEDILRDYFRGDSIKNQLLYGLLDKFLAAENPRKSIDPEEYREKYVKKHDHDHDHNHEHHDHDHDHDHDHDHDHDHEHHH; from the coding sequence TTCAAATCCCCGGTTTTAGAAAAGGCAAAGCCCCTCGACATGTGATTAAAAATATGTATGGTGATTCTCTTGAATACGATGCTGCTGACAAAGTGGCGAACAAGATATTCTGGGACTCGGTGAAAGAGATGGAATTGAAGCCGCTTAATACACCGGGATTGGTTGATCTAAATTACAAACCGGGAGAATCTCTCTCGTTCAAGATTAATTATGAGATATTCCCTGAAGTTGACATTGTAAATTATCGTGCGAATGATATCGAAATTCCCCTGTATGAAGTAACCGATTCACTTGTTGAGGAAGAGCTCAAAAATCTGCTCAATTCCAATGCTGAATTTGAGAGTGTGGATAAAGTTGAGGATCCTGCAAATACACTTATCGACATCGATTTCTACAATACCACCACTTCACAGGAAGTGGGAACACCAAAAGCAATCGAAATCGATTATCCCCTTTTAAGTGATTCTTTCAGATCGTCAGTGAGCAATCTTAAAACCGGTGATTTCATTAAGCCGGCAGATTTTTATTCTGATCAAAAAATGATTGACGCTTACGAGAAATCCTCATATATTTTTGTCGTAAAAGGATTCAGAACAAAGAAGCTCCCGGAACTGACAGATGAATTTGTGCAGACAATTTCAAAAGAGTACAAAACTGTCGATGAGCTTAAAGAAGGGATTGCTGCCTACTATAAAGGCTACTATGAGGATATGACGAATAAAATCTATAATTCTCAGCTTGAAAAGAAAATTCTCGATGCCAACGATTTAAAAATTCCGTCAACTTTTACTGAACGAGTGCTTGAATATTTCGTGAAAGAGGAAACTGAAAAAGCAAAGAAGGAGAAAAAACCACTCCCGAAAGCTGAAGACCTCCGTACAGCTTATTTGCCTTATGCTCAAAAAGAAGCTAAATGGCAGGTGATCCGCGAGAATATCATCCGTCAGGAAAACCTCACAGTTACAGATGAATATATCGATGAACTCGTGAAACAGGAAGTTGAAAAATACAATATTGGTGAGGACATACTCAGGGATTATTTCCGGGGTGACTCAATAAAAAATCAATTGTTGTATGGACTTCTTGACAAATTCCTTGCCGCTGAAAACCCGAGGAAGTCTATCGATCCGGAAGAATATCGTGAAAAATATGTCAAGAAGCATGATCACGACCATGACCACAATCATGAACATCATGACCACGATCACGACCATGACCATGACCATGACCACGATCATGACCATGAACATCATCATTAA
- the clpP gene encoding ATP-dependent Clp endopeptidase proteolytic subunit ClpP — protein MVPYVIEQTGRGERGMDIYSRLLRERIIFLGTAIDDHVASLTIAQLIFLEAEDSSKDIYLYINSPGGSVSAGLAIYDTMRFIKPDVSTICVGLAASMGAVLLAGGADGKRSALPNSKIMIHQPWVGGISGQASDIEIQAKEMMKTRDTLYKILSDHTGKTIAQITKDCDRDYFMTSEEAVEYKLIDKILDKRK, from the coding sequence TTGGTTCCCTATGTCATCGAGCAGACAGGCAGAGGCGAAAGAGGTATGGATATCTATTCCAGATTGCTTAGAGAGAGAATTATTTTTCTCGGTACAGCAATCGATGATCATGTAGCCTCTCTTACAATCGCACAACTTATCTTCCTCGAGGCTGAAGATTCCTCCAAAGATATCTATTTATACATAAACTCACCCGGTGGAAGTGTTTCAGCCGGTTTAGCAATTTATGATACCATGCGGTTCATCAAACCGGATGTATCTACAATCTGTGTCGGTCTTGCTGCAAGTATGGGTGCGGTTTTGCTCGCAGGTGGTGCTGACGGAAAACGGTCGGCACTCCCCAACTCGAAGATCATGATTCATCAACCCTGGGTTGGTGGCATCTCAGGTCAGGCTTCCGATATCGAGATCCAGGCTAAAGAGATGATGAAAACAAGAGATACTCTTTACAAGATACTCTCTGACCACACAGGAAAAACGATTGCACAGATCACAAAGGACTGCGACAGAGATTATTTCATGACTTCCGAGGAAGCCGTTGAGTATAAACTTATAGATAAAATTCTCGACAAACGAAAATAA
- a CDS encoding VWA domain-containing protein, giving the protein MNGFRFTKYIPPSIDEARFENLLKIFLQLLTMTSGDVSEALNWMNQLDRRYRLTSDSYGMGDFISDLKSNGFLNENPVSGNLTPSAKSEKTIRKQSLEEIFGKLKRGNVGNHRTPFNGPGDELTSDRREFQFGDTLDQVDMTDSIKNAQINHGLDDFRLTENDLEIQEKDFKAATSTVLMIDISHSMILYGEDRITPAKKVAMALAELITIKYPKDTLDIIVFGNDARPVSVKDLPWLQVGPYHTNTVAGLQLAMEILKRRKTSNKQIFMITDGKPTCLKVGIKYYKNSFGLDRKIVNKTLDQAAIAKKRGIPITTFMIASDPYLQRFVREFTEVNQGRAFYSDLNGLGQFVFEDFIRNRRKNLR; this is encoded by the coding sequence ATGAACGGATTTAGATTTACAAAATACATTCCCCCGTCTATTGATGAGGCACGCTTCGAAAATCTTCTCAAGATTTTCCTCCAGCTTCTTACCATGACTTCAGGCGATGTCAGCGAGGCTCTCAATTGGATGAACCAACTTGACAGACGATACAGATTAACTTCTGATTCCTACGGTATGGGTGATTTTATTTCTGATTTGAAATCGAATGGATTTCTGAATGAAAACCCTGTCTCCGGTAATCTTACTCCCTCCGCGAAATCTGAAAAGACTATAAGAAAACAATCGTTGGAAGAAATTTTCGGCAAACTAAAAAGAGGAAATGTGGGTAACCACAGGACTCCCTTCAACGGACCGGGTGATGAACTGACCTCTGACAGACGGGAATTTCAGTTTGGCGATACTCTTGACCAGGTCGATATGACCGATTCCATTAAAAATGCTCAAATAAATCACGGACTCGATGATTTCAGACTAACGGAGAATGATCTGGAAATTCAGGAAAAGGATTTCAAGGCAGCCACCTCCACAGTGCTAATGATCGACATATCTCATTCCATGATTCTCTATGGCGAAGATCGTATTACACCCGCCAAGAAGGTCGCAATGGCGCTTGCTGAACTGATTACCATCAAATATCCTAAAGACACTCTGGATATCATAGTGTTCGGAAATGATGCCAGACCGGTTTCAGTTAAAGATCTCCCCTGGCTCCAGGTGGGACCATATCACACAAACACGGTTGCCGGACTTCAACTCGCGATGGAGATTCTTAAAAGAAGAAAAACTTCCAACAAACAAATATTTATGATCACAGATGGAAAACCGACCTGCCTCAAAGTTGGTATCAAATATTATAAAAACAGCTTTGGGCTTGACAGAAAAATTGTTAATAAAACTTTGGATCAGGCTGCAATAGCTAAAAAACGAGGCATACCGATAACCACCTTTATGATCGCCTCTGACCCTTATCTCCAGCGGTTTGTGCGAGAGTTTACTGAAGTAAATCAGGGCAGGGCTTTTTACAGCGACTTGAATGGTCTTGGGCAGTTTGTCTTTGAAGACTTCATCAGAAACAGAAGAAAAAATTTACGGTAA